The Vanacampus margaritifer isolate UIUO_Vmar chromosome 20, RoL_Vmar_1.0, whole genome shotgun sequence genome contains the following window.
tttctgaaatgtcatagcaagcaaacaagcaaaaagtctcaaaaacctgatgttaaaaaaaagagagctatatttttgattaaaatttgttattgACCACTACTGTTACTAATTTAGTGAGGTTGTTTTCACAGATCTGTAAACTGAggcagttttttatttatttattattattttccctaGAAAATagagttgttttttcttctgttgGTTTGTCtaggttatttttttcccatcgtGAGGAGAAAAGTTTTGtatcttgtgtaaaaaaaaaatcgcctgtgACCCCAAcaataaatagaaaatggatgactgATGAATTGTTTGATTAACTGACATCTGTTGTCTCTCTTTTACCTTAACAGACGTCAGTCAAGAGCTGCGGAATGAGCGATGGAGACGAGATCCTGCAAGAGGCCACCGAAGAGAAGACATGGCGACATATAAGGCTGTGTGTGGCCCAACAAAAGAAAGAACTAAAGCAGCAGATAAAGAAGCAAAAGGAGCGCATGGAGAAagagaggaaagaaagaaaggtgcGTGAGATGAGAGAAAAGAAGGAGAGAGAAAAGCAGGAAAAGAAAGAACGAAAGGAGCAAAACCGGGAGAAAAAAGACCGGAAGAAGCTTCTAAAGAAGTTGAAGCCGAAAAAGAACTTGTCCTTCTGTAACGTCACAATCTACCTGTTCACAGGTGACCAACAAGTTACATTGCCATTCAGTTGATGAaccttttgtcttcttttctccCATTTTCCCATTGTATAATTGTCCAATTTTTcacttgtaaatattttttttcccccaaacaaTTTTACAGACTACatgaatttcatttaatttcttgaaaataagcacattaaatagcaaaaaaaaaaaaaaaaaaaaaagccaagcgTTGTCTACTTTATGATATATCCTGTTGTTGTTAGTTTGTGGGATAcctttgtaaataataaaatattttttatcaaaCAATTTTATAGGCTGTGTGGATTtcatttcaggaaaaaaaaatcacattagatagcaaaattaaaatgatgctTAGGAAGAGATGCCAAGTGTTGTCTACTTTATGAtataccttttatttatttagtgtctAGAAAGGTAAGTGCTGTccacatatttacatatttttgtttcatgacACATGAAAAGTTGAGCTAATAAAGCAACACATTTGTGGTTGTGAACTGAGATAGGTCTTACTGACTTTAAGTTTGTGCCACATTAGTTTAGTTGAAATTTGTCAGGTTGCAGCGAAAGCTTAAGACTGAAAGTCAAAGTGTTTCGTAACaactatatatacagtagatatagatagataaatgAGTAgtgcaaaagttaaaaaaaaaaaaaaagggggggggaacTTTTACAACAATATTTACACATAATTACATAATCATGACAGCAACCCCCCAAACTGATATGGGTGTTAATACTTCACTTAACGAacttaaaaattgaaaaagtacCGTTTCACACAGTCTGTTTAGTGCTCTCATTTTGGAACATTCAATTTCTGTAATTAGATCATAAATATGATCTTCCATTACTTCTAGGTCTTACTGTACTGAatcttatttcttttttcttaatgttgctttttttgtacatgtatgACAATTGCTGCATATCAGTACCCAGCTtccaattagtttttaaaattttttattccGAATTGAAGTTCATAACCTGGCTGCACTAAAAATATACAATAGATCATACCATTATGATCTTtgatgaaaaatgttaaactgaggcacatgtaatttaaataaatcttgaATTGATGATGTTTTACCTAATCTGTCCTTTACACAAAGCAGTGGCAGCTATTTTTGAtgaaattataatatttttagaTACATCAGAGTTAAATTGCATCATGTCCGTCCGCCCATCCACATTGTTGACAGGTACTGGTAATAGAAAGATTTCTAAacttttacatttgtttattgTTCTATTAAGAATTGGGGACGATTTACCACTAATAACTGCCACATATGTTAATTGTTTCagggtttcattttatttatttgttgctgTGGCTTAACTGACATGTCATCAATaaattatcttttatttttgtcttcctACTGGTCAATATTTCATTGAATTAAATAGTTCAGACATTAacttttcattattttagtTATTGCAATACATGAGATaaccaatttaataaaacaaggacGAAATGTGCATAGGCATTTTTTATGTTAgtaatatttgattttcaatAGATAAGCATCAATGAATACAGGCTGCAAAATTGTTTAttggaattattttatttactacagagggacacttgactcattgagccatttccaacaaaagtttttaaaaagttaatattttgtccagaattaatttaataatttcattatttttaatgttacatgtacaattaatacatttttaaaaattaaattgttgtcgactgaagatgacatcacctgttcTGAAGgattaggtaacgaccaatcacggctcccctgttttctgggtgtggtcaacaaactgagccatgattggtctaTTTCTTCagtacaggtgatgtcatcttcagtcgacaacaagtggctaaattagtttttaaagtaaaaataatgacgCTATCACATAGGCAGAATATTATTTTCttagtgttgaaaatagctcaatgagtcaagtaatgaaataaatggaTTTTAAGTGCAAACCGCGACATTAGCAAACGGCATTACCAAACAGCATTTGGAGGTGGCAGGGATGAAAGATGATTGCtgatggtggaaaaaaaaaaggaaaaaaaaagcacactttaaaaaaaaataataaaaaaaaaaagtggaaaaaataattatcataaaacaataaaagcagaTGCTCCCACAGTCATTTGTGAAAAATACACTCAGCCTTTCAAGCCAAACCTCTTTCAAAATCCTCAGTGGTACCAGCAGAAGGTTTTGAATGTTTATGGAAGAAACACtgcaatattgcaatatatttttctatCGGATCAAGCTGCTAACATACTTCTAAAGCTCCTTAAGGTGCTACAGAACATATATCTTCGCCCAAAAGTTGAGGATCAAGCCGTGTTCCAGTCGGAGCATGGGAAGCTCTGCAAGACTTTGCTAAGCAGATGTTGGGCTGCAGATGCCCGGAGTCGATTCAGCGCCCAAGAGCTGATTACACAACTGGAGAATCTCCATGCACAATTGTGACTTCTCAGGGACGTGTGCTGAAGCTTCACCCAAAAAGTGAACATCTGTCTTCATGTAGACTTGTTTAGATTAAATTTCCCACCTGTTGTTGCTCCTCCTATTTTTCCTTCACgcacacttttaaaaatgaagctacTGTTGCTAACATGAAGCGTGGCGATTTATGGAGGAGTCATTATTTTAAATGGCTGCCtgtcattttttgttgaatactgtgaaatcattttttttttttattcctaccTCATAGCACCATCATGTGTTGTCACCATATGTACATTTTAACCCAATGTCTTAacctttaaatgttttgtgagTGTAATTTGTTTATGATGTGACATTTTACTTGTAAACTTTAATTAAAATGGTTTCACAATTTTTACTATTTTGCATCAAGTTCTTACTGAATGACTGCAGGCTTTCTTACAGTATTTCCTcagcaaaatattatttaaactaagtatatgttagcattaagctagcatacatgtgttggaagaggagaggagaagtgacagtaaaacaggccaaaattcaGCTGGGTGTAAGAGACTCTCCAAAAGGCATAGAAGATTCATTGGTTAGACAACTATTATGACTTTTGCCCTTCAGCTTGGCAAATTTGGCTGAAAATGAACAcagcatttaaaatgaatggatagtTTATCATTGCATTTGATCGTGTCAAAACCCTACAGACTAATAACATAAAAGGAAAATAGACCTTGTAACAGCTCACTTTCAATAACTCAGCCACAGATGAATTTTTTCAGCATCCACCTTGAATTCTTCAACATAGATGAAACTACTCAGCATGTCAACATGTAAAATTATCAGCTATTCCTCACGTAAAAATGAGAAGCAGGTTTGGTTTAATTTGTTGTAAAATAGCAGCATCTAGTggatgattgaaaaaaaatacaccaacaaTAGATTCACGTCCGGGATTTTTATCCGTTATTGATTAAACGTCAGTTAAACCACAGAAACCTACATTAACTAAAATATCGGTCAGTAACTATGGCTATTTTCGTTATTGATTAAACGTCAGTTAAACCACAGGAACCTACATTAACTAAAATATCAGTAACTATGgctattttttgttattattcccAATTATTTAAGAATgcattttacagtacatttaattacaaaaaacatttaatttattttaacaccAATCAATTTGAGTTagtaaaaacagcaaataaaaaaatgaaataccgCAATATATTTCTCAGTTAGTGCGATTAATGTTAAATGATATGACCatatatggagaaaaaaaacctgtagGCATAAGCAATGCACGTTCAACACCAGTAGGTGGCGAGAAGTCACTTAAACGTATTTTACTAGACGTCATTAAACAACGAGATAACTCATGATTGCAGACGTAAACAGTGGGGAAATAAGTTGATTCTTCTAGTGGAGAAAGGTCATTTGGTTGTTGCCAAATTTCGGTTTGACGCAGAAAACAATGTCAGAAAATCAGATGTCTTTTTCTCTTGACGAATGTTGAGCAGACTGAAGTAAATAGCGGGTTTTGGTCAACAACTAGCCGACCTAGCTAAGATGGCTAACACGGCGATTTTGTCCAGCTGTCCAATTGACGCACGTTCGACGTCATCACATTGGCCACGCCCGATCAAAGAGCTTTTCAGGCTCTTTGAAGTTTGATCCTATATATTGGACAGTTAACGGACCTCGTAAACATTTCTGACTCTGCACCTGTTGTGACCGCTAGCGAGCGAGCAGAAACGAGAGAAGTGAGCAGTTGAGCAGTTGAGATAATTCATCAACgattcaacatccatccatcctccatGGCGGACGATACTATCAGCGTGgtaagttaaaaatattttctaacaTGCATAGCCTactaaaaatgtcttctttttttgcatcattttttgtgCAGCATTACATCAGTGTGGAGAATGCACTATGCGTCTtgtaacttcttcttttttttatttttatataataagCATCTTGTAATGGATCATTTACTAgctgtttgttaaaaataaactgcTTAGTTTTCACAGTAATGCATACTCTAAATACGTTTTCAATCATAATAATGGTGTTCCCACTTTTGCAATAAAATGCTTGTTACCTTAAATTACACTCTGGTCAACAGATTAAACCTTagttggattgttttttttttattttctgaaatgtcatagcaagcaaacaagcaaaaagtctcaaaaacctgatgttaaaaaaaagagagctatatttttgattaaaatttgttattgACCACTACTGTTACTAATTTAGTGAGGTTGTTTTCACAGATCTGTAAACTGAggcagttttttatttatttattattattttccctaGAAAATagagttgttttttcttctgttgGTTTGTCtaggttattt
Protein-coding sequences here:
- the LOC144040503 gene encoding uncharacterized protein LOC144040503, translated to MADDTISVTSVKSCGMSDGDEILQEATEEKTWRHIRLCVAQQKKELKQQIKKQKERMEKERKERKVREMREKKEREKQEKKERKEQNREKKDRKKLLKKLKPKKNLSFCNVTIYLFTGDQQVTLPFS